One window from the genome of Leptospira broomii serovar Hurstbridge str. 5399 encodes:
- a CDS encoding MBOAT family O-acyltransferase — protein sequence MLFNTFVFLLFFLVVYAIFLIFGRFAKRYPLAARGQNLWLLAASYFFYGWWDWVFLTLIIVSTFVDYSAALGINSARNQTQKRIFLWFSILANLGILFTMKYFNFFADSFIYEWNTLSGLLGWGPVGGSDSLLLRSIVLPVGISFYTFQTMSYTIDVYRGQIPAEKDFFDFALFVTYFPQLVAGPIERAGDLIPQLKKPKFPNSAILLEGVWDILLGYFLKVYVADNLGPLVDQVYFPNKEAYLAHPDHALGMGGGQVLSATLGFLIQIYCDFAGYSFIALGISRFLGVQLTVNFETPEYSATPIELWTRWHVTLNRWFREYVYFPLGGSRTTRTKQIRNILLVFGLSGLWHGANWTFITWGLLNGIFTVIYMSILWNFPPTANAPEKPIWIRIPVAIGSRMLTFLLFALSAVGFRAYDTNHMLLLYSQIFSPWNLIDQVNGVLSVGHYFWEMLRIALPLLVIDYFVYTRKDRYFLLKKGPILQALVFILLFGTVILKGIFGKEVIYFAF from the coding sequence ATGCTTTTCAACACTTTCGTATTTTTACTCTTTTTTCTAGTCGTTTATGCAATCTTTTTGATCTTTGGTCGTTTCGCCAAAAGATACCCTTTGGCCGCAAGAGGCCAAAATCTCTGGTTACTGGCCGCATCCTATTTTTTTTACGGTTGGTGGGACTGGGTTTTTCTTACCCTTATCATCGTAAGTACCTTCGTAGATTATTCCGCAGCACTCGGAATTAACAGCGCTCGAAATCAAACCCAAAAAAGGATCTTTCTTTGGTTCTCGATTCTCGCCAATTTAGGTATTTTATTCACAATGAAGTATTTCAACTTCTTTGCGGACAGCTTCATCTACGAGTGGAACACTTTATCCGGTCTCTTAGGATGGGGCCCAGTCGGGGGAAGCGACTCGTTACTGTTACGATCCATCGTATTACCGGTAGGCATCAGTTTCTACACTTTCCAAACCATGTCTTATACGATCGACGTGTATAGAGGACAGATACCCGCCGAGAAAGATTTTTTTGATTTCGCGTTATTCGTCACCTACTTCCCGCAACTTGTCGCAGGACCGATCGAACGCGCCGGGGATCTGATTCCTCAATTAAAGAAACCTAAATTTCCAAACTCTGCAATTTTATTGGAAGGAGTTTGGGATATTCTTCTCGGTTATTTTTTGAAAGTCTATGTCGCGGATAATTTAGGACCTTTAGTCGATCAGGTTTACTTTCCGAACAAAGAAGCTTACTTAGCCCACCCGGACCACGCTCTCGGTATGGGCGGCGGTCAAGTTCTCTCGGCTACCTTGGGGTTTCTAATACAGATTTACTGCGATTTTGCCGGGTATTCTTTTATCGCATTGGGAATATCTCGTTTCCTGGGAGTTCAACTGACAGTCAATTTCGAGACTCCGGAATATTCTGCCACTCCGATAGAGTTATGGACTCGATGGCACGTAACCTTAAATAGATGGTTTAGAGAGTACGTGTATTTTCCGTTAGGCGGAAGCCGCACGACCAGAACAAAACAAATTCGAAATATACTTTTGGTATTCGGACTTTCCGGCCTTTGGCACGGCGCCAACTGGACGTTCATCACATGGGGACTCTTAAACGGTATTTTTACGGTAATCTATATGAGCATTTTATGGAATTTCCCTCCGACAGCAAATGCTCCCGAAAAACCGATTTGGATCCGAATTCCGGTCGCGATCGGCAGCCGTATGCTAACTTTTTTATTATTCGCTTTAAGTGCCGTCGGTTTTCGAGCCTATGATACGAATCATATGCTCTTACTTTACTCCCAGATTTTTTCACCGTGGAATCTCATCGATCAGGTAAACGGAGTATTATCAGTAGGCCATTATTTCTGGGAGATGCTCCGAATCGCCTTGCCTCTCTTAGTTATCGATTATTTCGTTTATACCCGAAAAGACAGATATTTCCTTTTAAAGAAAGGTCCGATTTTGCAAGCCTTGGTTTTTATTCTATTGTTCGGAACAGTCATACTCAAAGGAATATTCGGAAAAGAGGTTATTTACTTTGCGTTCTAA